The stretch of DNA CCGCATCTACTCGATGCTGATGGATTATGCGGGGCACGTCACCGTCAAGATCGACGGCATCGCAGCAAGCGCGGCCTCGGTCATCGCGATGGCGGGCACCAGGGTGCTGATGGCCCCCACCGCCCTGATGATGATCCACAACCCCATGACCATCGCCTACGGCAACCACGCCGACATGCAGAAGGCCATCGGGATGCTGGACGAGGTGAAGGAGAGCATCATCAACGCCTACGAGCTCAAGACGCACCTGGGCAGGGCGAAGATCAGCCACCTCATGGACAGCGAGACATGGATGAACGCCAACAAGGCCATCGAGCTTGGCTTCGCAGACGGCCTGCTCGAGGACGAGAAGAAGAAGG from Candidatus Cloacimonadota bacterium encodes:
- a CDS encoding Clp protease ClpP, with the protein product RIYSMLMDYAGHVTVKIDGIAASAASVIAMAGTRVLMAPTALMMIHNPMTIAYGNHADMQKAIGMLDEVKESIINAYELKTHLGRAKISHLMDSETWMNANKAIELGFADGLLEDEKKKADEASYSFSARKAELSLMNKITTRYAHTQEAPSDEGKAALDELEKRLNLIRPQ